The following are encoded in a window of Vigna unguiculata cultivar IT97K-499-35 chromosome 8, ASM411807v1, whole genome shotgun sequence genomic DNA:
- the LOC114194534 gene encoding V-type proton ATPase subunit c''2-like encodes MSSTIVAHSSSWSRALVAISPYTFSAIGIAVAIGVSVLGAAWGIYITGSSLIGAAIKAPRITSKNLISVIFCEAVAIYGVIVAIILQTKLESVPAANIYDPESLRAGYAIFASGLIVGFANLVCGLCVGIIGSSCALSDAQNSSLFVKILVIEIFGSALGLFGVIVGIIMSAQATWPTKV; translated from the exons ATGTCTTCGACGATTGTGGCGCATTCGAGTTCTTGGAGCAGGGCTCTTGTCGCGATCTCGCCCTACACCTTCTCCGCCATCGGTATCGCGGTCGCAATCGGCGTCTCCGTCCTCGGCGCCGCTTG GGGGATCTACATCACCGGTAGTAGCTTGATCGGCGCTGCAATTAAGGCTCCTCGAATCACTTCCAAAAATCTCATTAG TGTAATCTTTTGTGAAGCTGTGGCTATATATGGTGTTATTGTGGCTATTATTcttcaaacaaaattagaaaGCGTTCCAGCAGCAAATATCTACGACCCAGAGTCTCTTAGGGCTGGATATGCTATCTTTGCTTCTGGATTAATCGTGGGCTTCGCAAATCTTGTTTGTGG GTTGTGTGTAGGAATCATTGGAAGCAGCTGTGCTTTATCTGATGCTCAGAATTCCTCCCTCTTCGTGAAAATTCTTGTGATTGAGATCTTTGGTAGCGCGCTTGGGCTATTTGGAGTGATCGTTGGAATTATTATGTCAGCACAAGCAACATGGCCAACA